Proteins encoded in a region of the Rhizobium sp. CC-YZS058 genome:
- a CDS encoding imelysin family protein, with protein MRLSILIILSAALGLAAPAQAQDAEDGASLVAAGQGLVAEQVPAAMAGAVDGFIRPGYRAFAEKAAAMASIAPGLCEKPSAKGVAAFRAAFRETALAWARIEIVRVGPVLDDNRFERILFFPDRKSLGLKQVQRLLAEKDESATSAGTLKGKSVAVQGLGALDFVLNGTGADDLAKEPNGFRCRYGAAIAANLAGLGQDLAAAWDAPDGVAKAWTQPGPGNPLYRTEREAATELLGVLVHGVETLKDQRLRPFFAGTVDGKPDPGRPRLALYWRSGLTIAAIRANVDGLKALFDAARMDNLVPPADAPMAASIRAVMSEFSASAAAADAPVEQILASEEGRMKLTQLLRHANDLLQRLNLDFGAAMGLGAGFSFADGD; from the coding sequence ATGCGCCTGTCGATCCTCATCATCCTTTCTGCGGCCCTTGGCCTTGCTGCGCCTGCCCAGGCGCAGGACGCGGAGGATGGGGCCAGCCTTGTGGCGGCCGGGCAGGGGCTCGTGGCGGAGCAGGTGCCGGCCGCCATGGCCGGTGCGGTCGATGGGTTCATTCGTCCAGGCTACCGCGCCTTTGCCGAGAAGGCGGCAGCCATGGCGTCGATCGCGCCTGGTCTGTGCGAAAAGCCCTCCGCCAAGGGTGTCGCTGCCTTCCGCGCCGCCTTTCGCGAGACGGCATTGGCCTGGGCGCGCATCGAGATCGTGCGGGTCGGCCCGGTTCTGGACGACAACCGCTTCGAACGGATCCTCTTTTTTCCCGACCGCAAGAGCCTCGGCCTGAAACAGGTCCAGCGGCTGCTGGCCGAAAAAGATGAGAGCGCCACCTCCGCAGGGACGCTGAAAGGCAAGAGCGTTGCCGTCCAGGGCCTCGGTGCGCTGGATTTCGTGCTGAACGGCACGGGCGCCGACGATCTCGCCAAAGAGCCGAACGGCTTCCGTTGCCGCTATGGCGCCGCGATCGCGGCCAATCTGGCCGGCTTGGGCCAGGATCTCGCGGCGGCATGGGACGCGCCGGACGGGGTCGCCAAGGCCTGGACGCAGCCAGGGCCGGGCAATCCGCTCTATCGCACCGAACGGGAAGCGGCGACGGAGCTGCTCGGCGTCCTGGTCCATGGTGTCGAGACCCTGAAGGACCAGAGGTTGCGGCCCTTCTTCGCCGGAACGGTCGACGGCAAGCCCGATCCCGGTCGGCCGCGCCTGGCGCTCTATTGGCGCTCCGGCCTCACCATCGCCGCGATCCGGGCCAATGTGGATGGGCTGAAGGCCCTCTTCGATGCCGCCCGGATGGACAATCTGGTCCCACCTGCCGACGCCCCCATGGCCGCCTCGATCCGCGCGGTGATGAGCGAGTTCTCCGCCTCGGCTGCGGCGGCTGATGCGCCGGTCGAGCAGATCCTCGCTTCGGAAGAAGGACGCATGAAACTCACGCAGCTCCTGCGCCATGCCAACGACCTGTTGCAGCGGCTCAATCTCGACTTCGGTGCCGCCATGGGGCTCGGTGCCGGCTTTTCCTTTGCCGACGGGGATTGA
- a CDS encoding di-heme oxidoredictase family protein, translating to MIAFRVSRPSLPIAAALLAAGAAALSGYGLSPKTLLPVSTGMVETAPVLRDDLTPTERARVDAVTLAADQFDRPQPFEAMAGGGATSTAQPGPDSLSQPIPTLDASGRADFALGTALFEKLWVSAPSSTQASDGLGPLYNARACATCHQRDGRGHAPEEGAIGPSLVLRLVQPDGRGDPVYGRQLQDSAVPGQPAEGHPSLRFETRIVSLAGGEQVTLRRPRFSIENLAYGPLDPATHLSPRLAPAMTGLGLIEAIHPADLLAGADPDDRNGDGIRGRTIMVRDPATGSLALGRFGWKAEMSSVRAQSAAAFATDLGISTPARPQSAGDCTVHQAACLAAPDGVQPRLGPVEAPDPVLTLVADYASHLAVPARRDVGRAEVLSGKALFSTIGCADCHRPSFVTSRQAQPPLAFQLIWPYSDLLLHEMGEDLADPGRDGPASPTHAGSGEWRTPPLWAIGLASTVDPRAGFLHDGRARTLQEAILWHGGEGQAARDRYAALSARDRRALLAFLESL from the coding sequence ATGATCGCGTTTCGCGTTTCCCGCCCGAGCCTGCCGATCGCCGCAGCCCTGCTGGCTGCCGGCGCCGCAGCGCTGTCCGGCTACGGGCTCTCTCCGAAGACCTTGCTGCCCGTCAGCACGGGGATGGTCGAAACGGCACCGGTGCTGCGGGACGATCTGACGCCCACGGAGCGCGCGCGCGTCGACGCCGTGACCCTGGCTGCGGACCAGTTCGACAGGCCGCAGCCTTTCGAGGCCATGGCGGGCGGCGGCGCGACGTCCACCGCCCAGCCGGGACCAGACAGTCTGTCCCAGCCGATCCCCACACTTGACGCCTCCGGTCGTGCCGACTTCGCGCTCGGCACCGCGCTGTTCGAGAAGCTCTGGGTTTCCGCGCCCTCGTCCACCCAGGCCTCCGATGGTCTCGGGCCGCTCTACAATGCGCGGGCCTGCGCCACCTGCCATCAGCGCGACGGACGCGGCCATGCCCCGGAGGAGGGCGCAATCGGGCCGTCGCTCGTGCTGCGTCTGGTCCAGCCGGATGGCCGCGGCGATCCGGTCTATGGCCGGCAGCTGCAGGACAGCGCGGTGCCGGGCCAGCCGGCGGAAGGCCATCCGTCCCTTCGTTTCGAAACCAGGATCGTCTCGCTGGCCGGCGGCGAGCAGGTAACGCTCCGCCGTCCGCGGTTTTCGATCGAAAATCTCGCCTACGGACCGCTCGACCCGGCCACCCATCTTTCGCCGCGCCTGGCACCGGCCATGACCGGGCTTGGTCTCATCGAGGCGATCCATCCTGCCGATCTCCTCGCCGGCGCGGATCCGGACGACAGAAACGGCGATGGCATCCGGGGGCGGACCATCATGGTTCGCGATCCGGCAACCGGCAGCCTTGCGCTCGGCCGCTTCGGCTGGAAGGCGGAGATGTCGAGCGTGCGTGCCCAAAGCGCGGCCGCCTTTGCCACCGATCTCGGGATTTCGACGCCCGCGCGGCCGCAGAGCGCGGGCGATTGCACGGTTCATCAGGCCGCCTGCCTTGCTGCGCCGGACGGCGTCCAGCCGCGGCTGGGGCCGGTGGAGGCACCGGACCCCGTGCTCACTCTCGTCGCGGACTATGCAAGCCATCTGGCCGTGCCGGCCCGGCGCGATGTCGGCCGAGCGGAGGTGCTGTCCGGCAAGGCCCTCTTCTCCACGATCGGCTGCGCGGATTGCCACCGCCCCAGCTTCGTCACCAGTCGGCAGGCTCAACCGCCGCTCGCCTTTCAGCTCATCTGGCCCTATTCCGATCTTCTGCTGCACGAGATGGGCGAGGATCTTGCCGATCCGGGCCGCGACGGCCCGGCCAGCCCCACACATGCCGGAAGCGGCGAATGGAGAACGCCGCCGCTCTGGGCGATCGGCCTGGCTTCCACGGTAGATCCGCGTGCCGGCTTCCTGCATGATGGGCGGGCGCGGACGCTGCAGGAAGCCATTCTCTGGCATGGCGGCGAGGGGCAGGCCGCGCGTGATCGCTATGCCGCCCTGTCTGCGCGGGACCGCCGCGCCTTGCTTGCTTTTCTGGAGTCGCTCTGA
- a CDS encoding imelysin family protein, which produces MSKSLLRAAVLALTLGTSALSAHAVTKATPVDAPAVLQHYAALAHAKFSDALTTAETLDKAVDALIASPSEATLKAAREAWLAARNPYQESEVYRFGNPIVDEWEGKVNAWPLDEGLIDYVDPSYGTESDDNALFTANVIANPTLSIDGKTVDASRITPEFLASTLQEAGGIEANVATGYHAIEFLLWGQDLNGTGPGAGNRPYTDYDTKACTNGHCDRRAAYLKAATDLLVSDLKTMVEAWAPEGAASKAVEADPKAGIGAILTGMGSLSYGELAGERMKLGLLLHDPEEEQDCFSDNTYNSHLHDAIGIQSAYTGTYTRVDGTTMTGPSLSALVAAKDPALDKEMTDKLAATVAAMQAMAERGRTIEAYDQMIAEGNAEGNAAVQKAIDGLIAQSKTVERVIAALDLGQIELEGSDSLDNPNAVFQ; this is translated from the coding sequence TTGTCCAAATCGCTTCTTCGCGCCGCCGTTCTGGCGTTGACGCTCGGCACCTCGGCCCTTTCGGCCCATGCCGTCACGAAAGCAACACCGGTCGATGCGCCGGCCGTTCTCCAGCACTACGCAGCCCTCGCCCATGCCAAGTTCTCCGACGCGCTGACGACGGCGGAAACGCTGGACAAGGCGGTGGATGCGCTGATCGCCAGCCCGAGCGAAGCGACGCTGAAGGCGGCGCGCGAGGCCTGGCTTGCTGCTCGCAACCCCTATCAGGAGAGCGAAGTCTACCGCTTCGGCAATCCGATCGTCGACGAGTGGGAAGGCAAGGTGAATGCCTGGCCGCTCGATGAAGGCCTGATCGACTATGTCGATCCAAGCTATGGCACGGAGAGCGACGACAATGCGCTGTTCACCGCCAATGTCATTGCCAATCCGACGCTCTCCATCGACGGCAAGACCGTCGACGCAAGCAGGATCACGCCGGAATTCCTGGCCAGCACGCTTCAGGAGGCCGGCGGAATCGAGGCCAATGTGGCGACCGGCTATCACGCCATCGAATTCCTGCTCTGGGGGCAGGACCTGAACGGCACCGGACCCGGTGCCGGCAACAGGCCCTACACCGACTACGACACGAAGGCCTGCACCAACGGCCATTGCGACCGGCGCGCCGCCTATCTTAAAGCCGCAACCGATCTCCTGGTCTCCGACCTGAAGACCATGGTCGAGGCCTGGGCGCCGGAGGGCGCGGCGAGCAAGGCGGTGGAGGCCGATCCCAAGGCCGGCATCGGCGCGATCCTGACGGGCATGGGTTCGCTTTCCTATGGCGAGCTCGCCGGCGAGCGCATGAAGCTCGGCCTTCTGCTGCATGATCCGGAAGAGGAGCAGGATTGCTTCTCCGACAACACCTACAATTCGCATCTGCATGACGCGATCGGCATCCAGTCGGCCTATACGGGCACCTACACCCGCGTCGATGGCACCACGATGACGGGCCCGTCGCTCTCGGCTCTGGTGGCGGCCAAGGATCCGGCGCTCGACAAGGAGATGACGGACAAGCTTGCCGCAACCGTGGCCGCCATGCAGGCCATGGCCGAGCGCGGCCGCACGATCGAGGCCTATGACCAGATGATTGCGGAAGGCAATGCCGAGGGCAATGCCGCCGTACAGAAGGCGATCGACGGGTTGATCGCGCAGTCGAAGACCGTCGAGCGGGTGATAGCCGCACTCGATCTCGGCCAGATCGAACTGGAAGGGTCCGACAGTCTCGACAATCCGAACGCCGTCTTCCAATAA
- a CDS encoding RsmB/NOP family class I SAM-dependent RNA methyltransferase: protein MRLGGRLSGAIEVLADIEARRRPVADALKDWGLSHRFAGSGDRAAIGNIVYDALRMKLSHAYLMDDDSPAALGHAVMLRQWGLTPDSLAEALEGDRFAPAPLSETALAAYSSRSLSDAPLHVQADIPEWTVPSFQAAFGSEWLAEAQALAGRPALDLRVNTLKADRPKVAKALAEAGVVDTAIARHGLRVPPSEGLSRLPNVTAELSFQKGWFEVQDEGSQIVADLVLPAPGEQVLDYCAGGGGKTLAIAAALDNKGQVHAFDADRKRLAPIIERLKRAGTRNVQVHDRVAGLQPLEGRCDAVLVDAPCTGTGTWRRRPDTKWRLTPRNIEERQSQQQEALAAAARFVRPGGRLIYVTCSVLPEENDRQVARFLSDHPQFAATSAMQRWTTLFGTQPRTPWSEDGTTLTLSPARTGTDGFFFASLQRQA from the coding sequence ATGCGACTGGGTGGAAGGCTCTCCGGAGCGATCGAGGTCCTCGCCGATATCGAGGCGCGCCGTCGGCCCGTGGCCGATGCGCTGAAGGACTGGGGCCTCTCCCACCGCTTTGCCGGCTCGGGCGACCGGGCGGCGATCGGCAATATCGTCTATGATGCGCTGCGGATGAAGCTGTCCCACGCCTATCTGATGGACGATGACAGCCCTGCGGCGCTGGGACATGCCGTGATGCTGCGCCAATGGGGGCTGACGCCGGACAGTCTGGCCGAGGCGCTGGAGGGTGACCGCTTCGCGCCCGCTCCCCTGTCCGAGACGGCGCTTGCCGCCTATTCGAGCCGCAGCCTTTCGGATGCGCCGCTGCATGTGCAGGCCGATATTCCCGAATGGACCGTTCCCTCCTTCCAAGCCGCCTTCGGCAGCGAATGGCTGGCGGAGGCGCAGGCGCTCGCCGGGCGGCCGGCGCTCGACCTGCGCGTCAACACGCTGAAAGCCGATCGGCCGAAGGTCGCCAAGGCTCTCGCCGAAGCCGGCGTGGTCGACACCGCGATCGCGCGCCATGGGCTGCGCGTGCCGCCGAGCGAAGGTCTATCCCGCCTTCCCAATGTCACCGCCGAACTCTCCTTCCAGAAGGGCTGGTTCGAGGTGCAGGACGAGGGCTCGCAGATCGTGGCGGATCTCGTTCTGCCGGCGCCGGGCGAACAGGTGCTCGATTATTGCGCCGGCGGCGGCGGAAAGACCTTGGCCATTGCGGCGGCGCTCGACAACAAGGGCCAGGTCCACGCCTTCGACGCCGACCGCAAGCGCCTGGCGCCGATCATCGAGCGGCTCAAGCGGGCGGGTACCCGCAATGTCCAGGTCCATGACCGGGTCGCAGGGCTGCAGCCTCTCGAGGGCCGCTGCGATGCGGTACTGGTCGATGCGCCATGCACCGGCACCGGCACCTGGCGGCGCCGTCCCGATACGAAATGGCGCCTGACGCCGCGCAATATCGAGGAGCGCCAGAGCCAGCAGCAGGAGGCGCTTGCTGCCGCTGCCCGCTTTGTCCGCCCCGGCGGCCGCCTCATCTATGTCACCTGCTCCGTCCTGCCGGAGGAGAACGACCGGCAGGTCGCGCGTTTCCTGTCCGACCATCCGCAGTTTGCGGCGACGAGCGCCATGCAGCGGTGGACCACGCTGTTCGGTACGCAGCCGCGCACGCCCTGGAGCGAGGATGGCACCACGCTCACTCTGAGCCCGGCGCGCACCGGCACGGATGGCTTCTTTTTCGCCAGCCTTCAGCGCCAGGCGTGA
- a CDS encoding septal ring lytic transglycosylase RlpA family protein produces the protein MTSKTLGAAALAACVALGATFTSPVAAMAKGPGCGGASWYALTSRTASGERMNASYLTAAHRSLAFGTKVQVTNKRNGKSVVVRINDRGPFIRGRVLDLSKAAASNIGMISSGTASVCYRVIG, from the coding sequence TTGACGAGCAAGACTTTGGGGGCTGCCGCTCTGGCGGCATGTGTTGCCTTGGGGGCAACCTTCACGTCGCCGGTGGCGGCCATGGCAAAGGGTCCGGGGTGCGGCGGTGCGTCGTGGTACGCACTCACTTCACGGACGGCATCCGGCGAACGGATGAATGCATCCTATCTCACGGCCGCGCATCGGAGCCTCGCCTTCGGCACCAAGGTCCAGGTGACCAACAAGCGCAACGGCAAGTCCGTCGTCGTCCGCATCAACGATCGCGGACCGTTTATCCGGGGCCGTGTGCTCGATCTTTCCAAGGCGGCCGCATCCAACATCGGCATGATCTCTTCGGGCACGGCCAGCGTCTGCTACCGCGTGATCGGCTGA
- a CDS encoding SDR family oxidoreductase, which translates to MHVLILGAGFSGAAIAKTLRPLAQTVTGTTRSEEKAARLSLQGITPLIFDGETVSPALMAAMARTTHLIQSIAPGKAGDPLMRPGQPALAELMPELAWAGYLSTVGVYGDHGGAWVDEETPLHPVSERSQERVEAEEQWLSFGKATGVPVAVLRLSGIYGPGRNGLRNLAEGTARRLVKPGQVFNRIRVEDIAGATQFLIEHGLAGIYNVTDDEPAPPQDVVAEAARLMGIDPPPEIPFETAELSPMARSFYGENKRVSNAKLKAAGYTFAYPTYRQSLAALWEAGNWG; encoded by the coding sequence ATGCATGTCCTGATCCTCGGTGCCGGCTTTTCCGGCGCCGCCATTGCCAAGACCCTGCGGCCGCTGGCGCAAACGGTGACCGGCACGACACGCAGCGAGGAAAAGGCGGCGCGGCTGAGCCTGCAGGGCATCACGCCGCTGATCTTCGACGGCGAGACGGTGTCGCCCGCCCTGATGGCGGCCATGGCCCGCACCACACATCTCATCCAGTCGATCGCGCCCGGCAAGGCCGGCGACCCGCTGATGCGCCCTGGGCAGCCGGCGCTGGCCGAATTGATGCCCGAGCTTGCCTGGGCCGGCTATCTCTCCACCGTCGGCGTCTATGGCGACCATGGCGGGGCCTGGGTGGATGAGGAAACACCGCTCCACCCGGTGTCCGAGCGCTCGCAAGAGCGCGTGGAGGCGGAGGAGCAGTGGCTCTCCTTCGGGAAAGCGACGGGCGTGCCGGTGGCAGTGCTTCGTCTCTCCGGCATTTACGGGCCGGGGCGCAACGGCCTGCGCAACCTGGCGGAAGGCACGGCGCGCCGGCTGGTCAAGCCGGGCCAAGTGTTCAACCGGATCCGCGTGGAGGATATTGCCGGCGCCACGCAGTTCCTGATCGAGCACGGCCTCGCCGGTATCTACAACGTCACGGATGACGAGCCGGCCCCGCCGCAGGATGTGGTTGCCGAAGCCGCGCGGCTGATGGGCATCGACCCGCCGCCGGAAATCCCCTTCGAGACCGCAGAGCTCAGCCCCATGGCGCGCTCCTTCTACGGCGAGAACAAGCGCGTCTCCAATGCCAAGCTCAAAGCAGCGGGCTACACCTTCGCCTATCCCACCTATCGCCAGTCGCTCGCCGCCCTCTGGGAAGCGGGAAACTGGGGCTGA
- the queG gene encoding tRNA epoxyqueuosine(34) reductase QueG: MRISTSETAEARRSASLTRFVKAEAADKGFDLCRITTPDMIPQAPDRLAAFLDAGFHGSMGWLAETAERRGSPRALWSEVRSIVMVGMNYGPDHDPRAILAEKDRGAISVYAQNRDYHDLIKGRLKEMATRFAARAGEDVKVFVDTAPVMEKPLAEQAGLGWQGKHTNLVSREFGSWLFLGSLFTTAALEPDAAERDHCGSCRACLAACPTDAFPAPYQLDARRCISYLTIEHKGPIDPALRPAIGNRIYGCDDCLAACPWNKFAAEAREMKLKARDDLRAPALDHLLTLDDAAFRALFSGSPVKRIGRNRFVRNCLIAAGNSGSASLVSPCLALLTDPAPEVRAMAVWALSRLLSAEDFARLDRGGECAQEVLDEWNRAGAATCMS; encoded by the coding sequence ATGCGGATCTCGACTTCTGAGACGGCGGAGGCCCGCCGCAGCGCGAGTCTCACCCGCTTCGTCAAGGCCGAGGCCGCCGACAAGGGCTTCGACCTCTGTCGCATCACCACGCCGGACATGATCCCGCAGGCGCCCGATCGTCTCGCCGCCTTCCTTGACGCCGGCTTTCACGGCAGCATGGGCTGGCTGGCGGAAACGGCCGAGCGCCGCGGCTCGCCGCGCGCGCTCTGGAGCGAGGTGCGCTCCATCGTCATGGTCGGCATGAACTACGGCCCTGATCATGATCCCCGCGCTATCCTGGCTGAGAAGGACAGGGGCGCGATCTCCGTCTATGCCCAGAACCGCGACTATCATGATCTGATCAAGGGCCGGCTCAAGGAGATGGCGACCCGATTTGCCGCCCGCGCTGGCGAGGATGTGAAGGTTTTCGTCGATACGGCACCGGTCATGGAAAAGCCGCTGGCCGAGCAGGCCGGGCTCGGCTGGCAGGGCAAGCATACCAACCTCGTGAGCCGCGAATTCGGGTCCTGGCTCTTCCTCGGCAGCCTCTTCACCACGGCCGCGCTGGAGCCGGACGCAGCCGAGCGCGATCATTGCGGCTCCTGCCGCGCCTGCCTGGCCGCCTGTCCGACGGACGCCTTCCCGGCCCCCTACCAGCTCGATGCGCGCCGCTGCATCTCCTACCTCACCATCGAGCACAAGGGCCCGATCGATCCGGCACTGCGGCCGGCGATCGGCAACCGCATCTATGGCTGCGACGATTGCCTGGCCGCCTGCCCCTGGAACAAGTTTGCCGCGGAAGCGCGCGAAATGAAGCTGAAGGCGCGCGACGATCTGCGCGCACCCGCGCTCGACCATCTGCTGACGCTGGACGACGCTGCCTTTCGAGCGCTGTTCTCCGGCTCGCCGGTCAAGCGGATCGGCCGCAACCGGTTCGTGCGCAACTGCCTGATTGCGGCCGGCAATTCGGGCAGCGCGTCGCTGGTATCCCCCTGCCTGGCTTTGCTCACCGATCCGGCGCCGGAGGTGCGGGCCATGGCGGTCTGGGCGCTCTCCCGCCTTCTTTCGGCGGAAGACTTCGCGCGGCTTGATCGCGGCGGCGAATGTGCGCAGGAGGTACTCGACGAATGGAACCGCGCGGGAGCCGCTACATGCATGTCCTGA
- a CDS encoding glutathione S-transferase family protein, with amino-acid sequence MPTLYHHPMSTASRFVRLILSEYGYQTDLAEEQPWERRRDFLALNPAGTLPVYLDDSMRALCGATVISEYLDETNGVLKRERRLLAEDPFQRAEIRRLTEWFLQKMESDVTRPLVRERIFKLQMTPAEGGGAPDSKVLRLSRANIRQHLKYLSWLAGSRTYLAGDRLSYADLAAAAALSVLDYMGEIDWSEAPVAKDWYQRLKSRPSFRPLLAERVRGLTPVSHYADLDF; translated from the coding sequence ATGCCCACGCTTTATCATCATCCCATGTCCACCGCCTCGCGCTTCGTGCGGCTCATCCTCTCGGAATATGGCTATCAGACGGATCTGGCGGAGGAGCAGCCCTGGGAGCGGCGTCGCGACTTCCTGGCGCTCAATCCGGCCGGAACGCTGCCGGTCTATCTGGATGACAGCATGCGGGCGCTGTGCGGCGCGACGGTCATTTCCGAATATCTCGACGAGACCAACGGCGTCTTGAAGCGCGAGCGTCGGCTTCTGGCGGAAGACCCGTTCCAACGCGCCGAAATTCGCCGGTTGACCGAGTGGTTCCTGCAAAAGATGGAATCGGACGTGACGCGGCCTCTGGTGCGCGAGCGGATCTTCAAACTGCAGATGACCCCGGCGGAGGGCGGCGGCGCACCGGATTCCAAGGTGCTGCGCCTGTCGCGCGCCAATATCCGCCAGCATCTGAAATATCTCTCCTGGCTTGCCGGTTCGCGCACCTATCTTGCCGGGGATCGGCTGTCCTATGCCGATCTTGCCGCCGCCGCCGCGCTCTCGGTGCTCGACTATATGGGCGAGATCGATTGGTCGGAGGCGCCTGTCGCCAAGGATTGGTATCAGCGGCTGAAATCCCGCCCCTCCTTCCGCCCGCTGCTCGCAGAGCGCGTGCGGGGGCTGACCCCGGTGTCGCATTATGCGGATCTCGACTTCTGA
- a CDS encoding undecaprenyl-diphosphate phosphatase, whose protein sequence is MPDQSIISALILGLIEGLTEFIPVSSTAHVLLAGHFLGFKSPGNTFAVLIQLGAILAILLVYFQRLLKIALGIPNDPAARRFVLSILLAFLPAAVIGAIAHDFIKTVLFETPALICIVLIIGGVILLAVDRMPLKPRYKDVMEYPPSLALKIGFFQCLAMIPGTSRSGATIVGALLMGTDKRSAAEFSFFLAMPTMVGAFVLDLYKNRDILDFNDLSIIAVGFIAAFVSALFVVRSLLAFVSSRGFTPFAIWRIVVGVAGLIGLMIVG, encoded by the coding sequence ATGCCCGATCAATCGATCATCAGTGCGCTCATTCTCGGCCTCATCGAGGGCCTGACGGAGTTCATCCCGGTTTCCTCCACCGCCCACGTGCTCCTGGCAGGGCATTTCCTCGGCTTCAAGTCGCCCGGCAATACTTTTGCCGTGCTGATCCAGCTGGGTGCCATTCTTGCCATCCTGCTCGTCTATTTCCAGCGCCTGCTGAAGATCGCGCTCGGCATTCCGAACGATCCGGCCGCGCGGCGTTTCGTGCTGTCGATCCTTCTCGCCTTCCTGCCGGCCGCCGTCATCGGCGCGATCGCGCATGATTTCATCAAGACGGTGCTGTTCGAAACGCCGGCGCTGATCTGCATCGTGCTCATCATCGGCGGCGTCATCCTGCTTGCCGTCGACCGCATGCCGCTCAAGCCCCGCTACAAGGATGTGATGGAGTACCCGCCGTCGCTGGCCCTGAAGATCGGCTTCTTCCAGTGCCTGGCGATGATCCCCGGCACTTCGCGCTCCGGCGCCACCATCGTCGGCGCACTGCTGATGGGCACGGACAAGCGGTCCGCTGCGGAGTTCTCGTTCTTCCTCGCCATGCCGACCATGGTCGGCGCTTTCGTGCTGGATCTCTACAAGAACCGCGACATCCTGGATTTCAACGATCTTTCGATCATCGCCGTCGGCTTCATCGCCGCCTTTGTCTCGGCGCTGTTCGTGGTCCGCTCGCTGCTGGCTTTCGTTTCCAGCCGCGGTTTCACACCCTTCGCCATCTGGCGCATCGTCGTCGGCGTTGCCGGCCTCATCGGCCTGATGATCGTCGGCTGA
- a CDS encoding complex I NDUFA9 subunit family protein: protein MILANLPPLVTVFGGSGFVGRHVVRALARRGFRIRVAVRRPDLAGFLQPLGNVGQISFAQANLRHRGSIDAAVRDADHVVNCVGILFEAGRNTFDSVQEFGAKAVAEAARAAGASLTHISAIGADEKGEAAYARTKGRAEKAILEIKPDAVILRPSIVFGPEDGFFNKFADMSRFAPALPLIGGGKTAFQPVYVADVAEAVALAIEGKVEKGRIYELGGPEVLTFRDCLERMLSAIDRKRGFVSLPFGIASMIGSVASLIPFIDPPLTPDQVTLLKQDNVVSKSAEQEGRTFKAFGIEPTLVEAILPSYLVRYRPQGQYTRSGKAA from the coding sequence ATGATCCTTGCCAATCTCCCCCCGCTCGTCACCGTGTTCGGCGGCTCCGGCTTTGTCGGTCGGCATGTGGTGCGTGCACTCGCCCGCCGCGGCTTCCGCATTCGCGTCGCCGTGCGCCGCCCGGACCTCGCCGGCTTCCTGCAGCCGCTCGGCAATGTCGGGCAGATCTCCTTCGCCCAGGCGAACCTGCGCCACCGCGGCTCGATCGATGCGGCGGTCCGGGATGCCGACCACGTGGTCAATTGCGTCGGTATCCTCTTCGAGGCCGGCCGCAACACCTTCGACTCGGTGCAGGAGTTCGGCGCCAAGGCCGTGGCGGAAGCGGCGCGCGCGGCCGGCGCCTCGCTGACCCATATTTCGGCCATTGGCGCCGACGAGAAGGGCGAGGCTGCCTATGCCCGCACCAAGGGCCGGGCCGAAAAAGCCATTCTCGAGATCAAGCCGGATGCCGTCATCCTGCGCCCCTCGATCGTTTTCGGCCCGGAAGACGGCTTCTTCAACAAGTTCGCTGACATGTCGCGCTTCGCGCCCGCCCTGCCGCTGATCGGCGGCGGCAAGACCGCCTTCCAGCCGGTCTATGTGGCCGATGTCGCCGAAGCCGTGGCGCTTGCCATCGAGGGCAAGGTCGAGAAGGGCCGGATCTACGAGCTCGGCGGGCCGGAGGTGCTGACCTTCCGCGACTGTCTGGAGCGGATGCTCTCGGCCATCGACCGCAAGCGCGGCTTCGTTTCTCTGCCCTTCGGCATCGCGTCGATGATCGGCAGCGTCGCCTCGCTGATCCCCTTCATCGATCCGCCGCTCACCCCCGACCAGGTGACGCTGCTCAAGCAGGACAATGTCGTCTCCAAGAGCGCCGAGCAGGAAGGCCGTACCTTCAAGGCCTTCGGCATCGAGCCGACGCTGGTGGAGGCGATTCTGCCCTCCTACCTGGTGCGCTACCGTCCGCAGGGGCAGTATACGCGGTCCGGCAAGGCCGCCTGA
- a CDS encoding DUF1330 domain-containing protein, whose translation MAKGYWIARVDVRDAERYKDYVAAAKPAFERYGAKFLARGGPFQPLEGEARGRNVVIEFPSIQAAVDCYNSPEYQRAAAIRQEVADAEMVVVEGV comes from the coding sequence ATGGCAAAGGGATATTGGATCGCGCGCGTCGACGTGCGGGATGCCGAGCGTTACAAGGATTATGTCGCGGCGGCCAAGCCTGCCTTCGAGCGCTACGGCGCCAAGTTCCTGGCCCGCGGCGGACCGTTCCAGCCGCTGGAAGGTGAAGCCCGCGGCCGCAATGTCGTCATCGAGTTTCCCTCAATACAGGCGGCGGTCGATTGCTACAATTCGCCGGAGTATCAACGCGCGGCCGCCATCCGGCAGGAGGTGGCGGATGCGGAGATGGTGGTGGTCGAGGGCGTCTAG